A part of Paenibacillus sp. 481 genomic DNA contains:
- a CDS encoding AraC family transcriptional regulator → MKELASLKGLLIELLNIEIIKEEQASLNIEQFTETHMLIAAVSGRGEVMIDERSYLLRQDTVYVCAPGQTYVITVDPKEALELFVIRFDLFRASTYTHRTERGEHSASYVIGKDIFYDKEEIPIYAAAQMATLCTSMYNYWLSEDELERFRSSLLFHKLFYHLIKSARSIPNDSLTLLERAKEYMNNHFHHNLSIEQLAGIAEVSPKYFVDLFKKTYGVSAIDYLTELRMNQAKLIMARSNVRLRDVAQQIGYNDEFYFSRKFKQVIGVSPSVYMQSRRRKIAAYGPAVLGYLFALNIIPYAAPLHPKWTAYYYKMYRTHIPVHLNAYRYNYYWEANLEALRQAQPDIIVSTDELSSNEQEQLNGIAPVCYAPRTGEGWRQQLRQIAECLGAAKEAELWLSSYERKVASAREILHRELKNDTFLFIRMVKNNYYLYSSRSMAEAFHGDLQLAPAHSYGQAVVDEPLTLEQLAEINPDRIMLLIFQEADTWAHWRELQHFPQWQKLSAVRNNHVTLISSDVWLEHSPLGHERIVNEVLDLISGNRAN, encoded by the coding sequence ATGAAAGAGTTAGCATCTTTGAAAGGTTTACTAATCGAGCTGCTGAACATTGAAATAATAAAGGAAGAACAGGCTAGCTTGAACATTGAGCAATTTACAGAGACACATATGCTAATCGCGGCTGTAAGCGGCCGTGGGGAAGTGATGATAGATGAACGAAGCTATTTGCTGCGTCAGGATACGGTGTATGTGTGTGCCCCTGGGCAAACTTACGTCATAACGGTAGATCCGAAAGAGGCGTTGGAGCTGTTTGTCATCCGCTTTGACCTGTTTCGGGCATCTACGTATACACATCGGACCGAACGGGGAGAACATAGTGCTTCCTATGTGATAGGCAAAGATATTTTTTACGACAAGGAAGAGATACCTATTTATGCTGCGGCGCAAATGGCTACGCTGTGTACATCCATGTACAACTACTGGCTAAGCGAGGACGAATTGGAGCGATTTCGTAGCTCGCTACTGTTCCACAAGCTTTTTTATCATCTCATTAAAAGTGCTCGTTCTATTCCTAACGATTCGCTCACTTTATTGGAGCGGGCAAAGGAATATATGAACAATCATTTTCACCATAATTTATCCATTGAGCAGTTGGCGGGCATTGCAGAAGTTAGTCCTAAATATTTCGTTGATCTATTTAAAAAGACATACGGCGTTAGCGCCATTGATTATTTAACTGAGTTAAGAATGAATCAGGCTAAGCTTATTATGGCGCGTTCGAATGTGCGCTTGCGCGACGTGGCGCAACAGATTGGATACAATGATGAATTTTATTTCAGCCGCAAATTCAAACAAGTAATCGGGGTGTCCCCGTCCGTCTACATGCAGAGCCGTCGCCGCAAAATCGCAGCTTACGGGCCTGCTGTACTCGGCTACTTGTTCGCGTTGAACATCATTCCTTATGCCGCGCCGCTTCATCCGAAGTGGACCGCCTATTACTACAAAATGTACCGTACACATATTCCGGTACATCTGAATGCCTACCGTTATAACTACTACTGGGAGGCTAATCTTGAAGCTCTTCGTCAGGCACAGCCGGACATCATCGTCAGCACAGACGAGCTGTCCAGCAACGAGCAGGAGCAGCTTAACGGCATCGCCCCTGTCTGCTATGCACCACGCACAGGAGAAGGCTGGCGGCAGCAGCTGCGGCAAATTGCTGAATGCTTGGGCGCCGCCAAAGAAGCTGAGCTGTGGCTGAGCAGCTATGAGCGTAAAGTAGCTTCAGCACGCGAAATTCTGCATCGCGAACTCAAGAACGACACCTTTCTGTTTATCCGAATGGTGAAAAATAATTATTATTTGTACAGCTCTCGCAGCATGGCAGAAGCATTCCATGGAGACTTGCAACTGGCGCCCGCGCACTCGTATGGGCAGGCGGTCGTCGATGAGCCGCTTACACTGGAGCAGCTGGCCGAAATAAATCCAGATCGCATTATGTTACTTATTTTTCAAGAAGCGGATACGTGGGCGCATTGGCGTGAGCTTCAGCATTTCCCGCAATGGCAAAAGCTTAGTGCGGTACGCAACAATCACGTGACGTTGATTTCGTCCGATGTGTGGCTAGAACATTCACCACTTGGCCATGAACGTATCGTAAACGAAGTGCTCGACCTCATATCAGGAAATCGTGCAAATTGA